From Falco peregrinus isolate bFalPer1 unplaced genomic scaffold, bFalPer1.pri scaffold_19, whole genome shotgun sequence, a single genomic window includes:
- the LOC129783296 gene encoding vigilin-like, producing the protein MSSVALLTQESFAEHRSGLTQQQVKVTALNSEEEKDPPTYEEAFPALPEKAPCLEAAPEPAGPWSKIRPIKASVITQVFHVPLEERKYKGMNQFGEGEQAKICLDIMRKTGAHLELSLAKDQGLSIVVSGKAEAVTKARKQIVARLQTQASATVAIPKEHHRFVIGKKGERLQDLKLKTATKMQVPRPDDPSNQIKISGTKEGIEKARHEILLISAEQDKRAVERLDVEKVYHPFIAGPYNKLVRELMQDTGTRINIPPPSVNKTEIVFTGEKEQLAQAVARVKKIYEEKKKKTTTIAVEVKKSQHKYVIGPKGNSLQEILEKTGVSVEIPPTDSSSETLILRGEPEKLGQALAEVYAKANSFTVSSVSAPSWLHRFIIGKKGQNLAKITQQMPKVHIKFTGGEDNITLEGPTEDVHVAQEQIEAMVKELVSWSY; encoded by the exons ATGAGCTCGGTGGCACTTTTGACCCAGGAGAGCTTTGCCGAACACCGCAGTGGCTTGACgcagcagcaggtgaaag TAACAGCTTTAAactctgaagaagagaaggatccTCCCACCTACGAGGAAGCCTTCCCTGCGCTCCCTGAGAAAGCACCATGTTTGGAAGCTGCCCCGGAACCTGCTGGGCCCTGGAGCAAAATCCGGCCAATAAAGGCTTCTGTCATCACTCAG GTGTTCCATGTGccactggaggagaggaaataCAAGGGCATGAATCAGTTTGGAGAAGGCGAGCAGGCCAAGATCTGCCTTGACATCATGCGGAAGACGGGAGCTCACCTGGAGCTGTCTCTCGCAAAGGACCAGGGCCTTTCGATCGTGGTCTCTGGCAAGGCGGAAGCAGTCACGAAGGCTCGGAAGCAGATTGTCGCTCGACTGCAGACTCAG GCTTCAGCGACAGTTGCCATCCCCAAGGAGCACCACCGTTTTGTCATTGGAAAGAAGGGTGAGAGGCTGCAGGACCTGAAGCTCAAAACTGCAACCAAAATGCAGGTCCCCCGCCCAGATGACCCCAGCAACCAGATCAAGATCAGCGGCACTAAAGAAGGGATTGAGAAGGCCCGGCACGAGATCCTGCTTATCTCCGCTGAGCAG GATAAGCGTGCCGTGGAGCGGCTGGACGTGGAGAAAGTGTACCACCCTTTCATTGCTGGCCCTTACAACAAGCTGGTGAGGGAGCTCATGCAGGACACAGGGACGCGCATCAACATTCCTCCACCCAGTGTCAACAAGACCGAGATAGTCTTCACCGGAGAAAAGGAGCAACTAGCCCAGGCTGTGGCTCGCGTTAAGAAGATCTATGAGGAGAAG aaaaagaagactaCTACTATTGCAGTGGAGGTGAAGAAGTCCCAGCACAAGTATGTCATCGGCCCCAAGGGGAATTCCCTGCAGGAGATCTTGGAGAAGACTGGAGTCTCTGTCGAGATCCCACCCACTGACAGTAGCTCGGAGACGCTGATACTGCGAGGCGAGCCTGAAAAACTTGGGCAAGCATTGGCTGAAGTCTATGCAAAG gcCAACAGTTTTACCGTCTCCTCGGTCTCTGCCCCCTCTTGGCTTCATCGTTTCATTAttggaaagaaaggacagaaccTGGCCAAAATAACTCAGCAGATGCCAAAG GTTCACATCAAATTCACTGGAGGagaggataacatcactttggaaggacctacagaagatgtgcatgtggctcaggaacagattgAAGCCATGgtcaaggaactggtgagctggagttactag